From the Primulina tabacum isolate GXHZ01 chromosome 15, ASM2559414v2, whole genome shotgun sequence genome, one window contains:
- the LOC142528058 gene encoding uncharacterized protein LOC142528058 produces MYKVFQIIEGRSEFELNLEDSRLVASCISGQIYDSDPVDFVHDLGARFSLHRSMLRMSGSSKLLSLSAKGVTSSLDALFLIRFGSQNAEYWQTLYSSVGLGAPFFILSSKNDSVAPYSTLCNFA; encoded by the exons ATGTATAAGGTTTTCCAG ATTATTGAAGGACGTtctgaatttgagctaaatctG GAGGATAGTAGACTGGTTGCAAGCTGCATCTCAGGCCAGATCTATGATTCTGATCCTGTTGATTTTGTTCATGATTTGGGTGCCCGATTTTCTTTACACCGTTCCATGCTCAGAATGTCTGGTTCGTCAAAGCTGCTATCGTTGTCTGCAAAAGGTGTTACTTCAAGCTTGGATGCTTTATTCCTCATCAGGTTTGGATCCCAAAATGCAGAGTACTGGCAAACTCTTTACTCGTCAGTT GGTTTGGGTGCCCCCTTTTTCATTTTAAGCTCAAAAAATGATAGTGTTGCTCCATATTCAACTCTCTGCAACTTTGCTTAG
- the LOC142526793 gene encoding cyclin-dependent kinase inhibitor 6-like yields the protein MAEYLKISERRKAMAEEDVQLIFCKKRKLCSENSLSSAVSVGYGGFEDDESSDDVQKGSRSPDLENVDSENEPESFETEISTPINGGVSSLSTPTSELCRDSEEVSMRSSTSKKKQLSQAVKSHRDLASPAAEKIPSADEIEEFFAAAEKCDQKRFAEKYNYDFLKDVPLEGRYQWVRLRP from the exons ATGGCTGAATACCTGAAGATAAGCGAGAGGAGAAAAGCTATGGCGGAGGAGGATGTGCAGCTGATTTTCTGTAAGAAAAGGAAGCTGTGTTCTGAGAATTCACTTTCGTCTGCGGTGTCGGTAGGATATGGAGGCTTCGAGGATGATGAATCAAGCGACGATGTACAAAAAGGATCGAGATCACCAGATCTGGAG AACGTTGATTCGGAGAACGAGCCCGAGAGTTTCGAAACGGAAATCTCTACGCCCATCAATGGCGGCGTCAG tagccttTCTACTCCAACAAGCGAGCTTTGTCGAGACTCAGAGGAAGTGTCAATGAGATCATCAACGTCAAAGAAGAAACAATTGTCGCAGGCGGTGAAATCTCACCGGGATCTTGCATCTCCGGCAGCGGAGAAGATTCCGTCGGCTGATGAGATAGAAGAATTCTTCGCGGCGGCAGAAAAGTGCGACCAGAAGCGATTCGCAGAAAA GTATAACTATGATTTTTTGAAGGACGTTCCATTGGAGGGAAGATACCAGTGGGTTCGGTTACGGCCTTAA